CATTTGTAAATTTTACATTTCTATATTATAATAGAGCATAGAAGTGGCGGAATAACCGCAGAACACAGTATCCGTGCGGATAATGTGCTTCGGCGGTTATTTTCGTTCAGAATCAGCATGGGCATCCCGGACGGACTGCCTGTGGCGGCGAGGGAGGAAGAGTATGCTTCTGATTGCGATTGTAGATGACGATGCAAAGGAGATGCAGGAGCTGGTCGGCTGTGTGGAGCACTATTTTAATGCCAGGGGTGAGGAGCATGTCATCCACCGGTATTATGATGGGGTGGAGTTTATCCGCAGCCGGGAGCTGTATAATATCGTGTTTCTGGATATCCGTCTGGGCGATATGGACGGGATGGACGCGGCGAAGTTCCTGCGTATTGTAAATAAAGAGGCGCAGCTTATCTTTGTGACCCACATGGCGCAGTTTGCCATCCGCGGCTATGAGGTGGACGCGATGGATTTTATTATAAAGCCGATAGACCAGTTCTCTATCGACCGTGTGCTGGACAAGGCTATCAAGCGTATCAATGACAGCACAAATGTCACGCTTGCCCTGAAGACCTCGGACGGTATTGTGAGCATACCCTCCAACAGCATTTACTATGTGGAGGTGTACGACCACGATCTGATTTATCACACGGAGCAGGGAGAATATAAGGTGCGCGGCAGGCTGGGCGAGGTGCGCAAAAAGCTGGATGACCGCAATTTCATCCAGTGCAACCGGTCCTACCTTGTCAATATGCGGCATATTAAGCGGGTGGGCAGTGATTTTGTGGAAGTAAACAATGAGCGCGTGCAGATTTCAAAATCGCATCAGAAGGAGATAGAGCAGCGCTTTATTAACTTCCTGGGGAAAAGCGTATGATGACGCCGGTCTGGTGGATACGCGATATCGACTGGCGCATATCCTCCGGAATCATTTTTTTCATCCATCTTGTTGTCTGGAACCGCGGGGAGAAGCAGCGCTCCTTTGGTGCGCGCATCCTTCTGAGCTTCGCCCTGCTCTGCGCGGCGAGCTGGTGTATGCGCTATACGCTGGAGGTCGTCCTGTCCGCAAAAGCGCTGATGGCGGTCGGCTACAGCTTTTACATCATGGTGCTGAGTCTGCTGTTTATCCTCTGCACCCGGTTCTGCTATCATATTTCCAGCGATATTGTTATTTTCAACAGCATTATCGCGCTTACCATTTACCGGATATCCTGGGACGCGGTAAAGCTGATTTCTGCGATCCCGGTCAGCCCGGACGCCGCCTGGACGGGCGGAAGCCCCTTCCAGTCCATTATGTCCTATCTGCTGTATGTGATGATTGAGATATGCTGTGTGAGACTGTATCAGCATTTTGTACGGCGCGATGTATCCTTCCCGCTGAAGGAAATCTGGT
This is a stretch of genomic DNA from Marvinbryantia formatexigens DSM 14469. It encodes these proteins:
- a CDS encoding LytR/AlgR family response regulator transcription factor, whose product is MLLIAIVDDDAKEMQELVGCVEHYFNARGEEHVIHRYYDGVEFIRSRELYNIVFLDIRLGDMDGMDAAKFLRIVNKEAQLIFVTHMAQFAIRGYEVDAMDFIIKPIDQFSIDRVLDKAIKRINDSTNVTLALKTSDGIVSIPSNSIYYVEVYDHDLIYHTEQGEYKVRGRLGEVRKKLDDRNFIQCNRSYLVNMRHIKRVGSDFVEVNNERVQISKSHQKEIEQRFINFLGKSV